A genomic segment from Gorilla gorilla gorilla isolate KB3781 chromosome 3, NHGRI_mGorGor1-v2.1_pri, whole genome shotgun sequence encodes:
- the LOC109026656 gene encoding small EDRK-rich factor 2-like, which produces MKKQKNMQTVKGKCQEDRLSAAAHKQRDLETMQLKQKRENEKEEPK; this is translated from the coding sequence atgaaaaaacagaagaatatgCAAACAGTTAAGGGAAAGTGCCAAGAAGACAGACTTTCTGCTGCTGCCCACAAGCAGAGGGACCTGGAGACCATGCAGCTGAAGCAGAAAAGGGAAAACGAGAAGGAAGAACCTAAGTAG